In one Methylobacterium sp. SyP6R genomic region, the following are encoded:
- a CDS encoding DUF1127 domain-containing protein, with product MTISYAPLYGALTMAFGFGRKAVQIAARIVTLWINRRAAYRLAELDDRALKDIGLTRSDVLGALDLPFAQDPTLPLVHRRRARRQPPPPAMTVRLAARDGRAVEGKAREA from the coding sequence ATGACGATCAGCTACGCCCCCCTGTACGGTGCCCTCACGATGGCTTTCGGCTTCGGCCGCAAGGCCGTGCAGATCGCGGCCCGGATCGTCACCCTGTGGATCAACCGCCGCGCCGCCTACCGCCTCGCCGAACTCGACGACCGGGCGCTGAAAGACATCGGCCTCACCCGCAGCGACGTGCTCGGCGCCCTCGACCTGCCCTTCGCGCAAGACCCGACCCTGCCCCTGGTGCATCGACGTCGCGCGCGGCGCCAGCCCCCGCCGCCGGCCATGACCGTGCGGCTGGCCGCCCGGGACGGGCGGGCGGTGGAGGGGAAGGCGCGGGAGGCCTGA
- a CDS encoding cytochrome P450 yields the protein MATNTHAAAPDGSPTDLVLVPRAVLEADPHAVLAQYRAAVPCIRTDDGAVMVLRARDVHGLVTDPRTRQVETEFARLRGITSGPLFEFFRQTVLLSNGEVHQRRRAPIARTFAFQVVAALRPRIRALAEGLVAEHAARGRMDLLDDYAAPLPARAIALILGLPERDVPDFTAWVYAVSRALTSVWRPEDFPESDEAARRLIAYVEDLVAERRSSPRDDLISALLPSIAEDDPESAAETRMQIVSLILAGSDTTRAALAIQTGLLLAHRDQWEAVCRDEALIPGAVAEALRFEPAVGSFPRFALADIPLEGAVLPAGALLSVSTLSAMRDPALYADPDVFDIRRSDHPRWHPVFGGGAHRCLGEALARIELEEGLRALTRRLPGLRLDRPLTVRGSSAIRRVDALPVSWSMAQNT from the coding sequence ATGGCCACAAACACGCACGCGGCCGCCCCGGACGGCTCGCCAACGGACCTCGTCCTCGTCCCCCGTGCCGTCCTGGAGGCCGATCCGCACGCCGTCCTCGCGCAATACCGCGCCGCCGTCCCCTGCATCCGCACCGACGACGGCGCGGTCATGGTGCTGCGCGCCCGTGACGTCCATGGCCTCGTCACCGATCCGCGCACGCGGCAGGTGGAGACCGAATTCGCGCGGCTGCGCGGCATCACATCGGGGCCGCTGTTCGAGTTCTTCCGGCAGACGGTGCTCCTCTCCAACGGCGAGGTCCACCAGCGTCGCCGCGCGCCGATCGCCCGCACCTTCGCGTTTCAGGTCGTGGCGGCCCTGCGCCCGCGCATCCGGGCCCTCGCAGAAGGCCTAGTGGCCGAGCATGCGGCCCGCGGCCGGATGGACCTGCTCGACGACTACGCCGCCCCCCTCCCCGCCCGGGCGATCGCGCTGATCCTGGGCCTCCCCGAGCGCGACGTGCCGGACTTCACCGCTTGGGTCTACGCGGTGTCCCGCGCCCTGACCTCGGTCTGGAGACCTGAGGATTTCCCCGAGAGCGACGAGGCGGCGCGCCGGCTCATCGCTTACGTCGAGGACCTGGTGGCGGAGCGCCGCAGCAGCCCGCGGGACGACCTGATCTCCGCCCTGCTGCCGTCCATCGCCGAGGACGATCCGGAATCGGCTGCGGAGACGCGCATGCAGATCGTCTCCCTGATCCTCGCCGGCAGCGACACCACGCGGGCGGCGCTGGCGATCCAGACCGGCCTGCTGCTCGCGCACCGGGACCAATGGGAGGCGGTCTGCCGCGACGAGGCGCTGATCCCGGGCGCCGTGGCCGAGGCGTTGCGCTTCGAGCCGGCGGTCGGGTCGTTCCCGCGCTTCGCGCTGGCCGACATCCCGCTGGAGGGCGCCGTGCTGCCGGCGGGCGCGCTGTTGTCGGTCTCGACGCTGTCGGCGATGCGCGATCCGGCCCTCTACGCCGATCCGGACGTCTTCGACATTCGCCGGAGCGACCACCCGCGCTGGCACCCGGTCTTCGGCGGCGGCGCGCATCGCTGCCTCGGCGAGGCGCTGGCCCGCATCGAGCTGGAGGAGGGCCTGCGGGCGCTCACTCGCCGGCTGCCCGGCCTGCGCCTCGATCGACCGCTGACCGTGCGCGGTTCGTCCGCGATCCGCCGGGTGGACGCGCTGCCGGTGTCGTGGTCCATGGCACAGAACACGTAA
- a CDS encoding MATE family efflux transporter — protein MGEVRPPETGPAPPPARFVTGSTFRHVVVMGATGSVGLMAIFVVDLLSLLYIARLGDPVLTAAVGFATIVQIFAVSINIGMMIAVGALVSRALGSGDVARARRLAASSLVLAVVASGLVTALMLPLLTPFLTLIGAGPETVPAARTFLWIALPSTLLMAVGMGFSGVLRAVGDARRGMNVTLAGAAVTVMLDPLLIFGLHLGIEGAATTIVIARLAFAWVGYAGAVRVHRMVAKPTLAAVMADAGPILRVALPTVLTNLAPPVASAFLAHVMAGFGTATVAGNAVVDRVVPVAFGGLFALSGAVGPILGQNWGAGRFDRMRATLRDAALVTGLYVAAVWLALVFARGPLTALFGLDGAGADLLAFFCLAGGAIWFFNGLLFLGNASFNNLGFPLAASALNWGRATLGTMPTAWLGAHLAGPEGAMAGMGIGSALFGVVGLALAFRTVGVLERREVASR, from the coding sequence ATGGGTGAGGTGCGCCCGCCGGAGACCGGCCCCGCTCCCCCGCCCGCCCGCTTCGTCACCGGCTCGACCTTCCGCCACGTCGTGGTGATGGGGGCGACCGGCTCGGTCGGCCTGATGGCGATCTTCGTCGTCGATCTGTTGTCGCTGCTCTACATCGCGCGGCTCGGCGATCCGGTCCTGACGGCGGCGGTGGGCTTTGCCACCATCGTCCAGATCTTCGCGGTATCGATCAATATCGGGATGATGATCGCCGTCGGCGCCCTGGTCTCGCGGGCGCTCGGCAGCGGCGACGTCGCGCGGGCGCGCCGCCTCGCCGCCTCGTCCCTGGTGCTGGCGGTCGTCGCCTCGGGCCTCGTCACGGCGCTGATGCTGCCGCTGCTCACGCCGTTCCTGACGCTGATCGGCGCTGGCCCCGAGACCGTGCCGGCGGCCCGGACCTTCCTGTGGATCGCCCTGCCCTCGACCCTGCTGATGGCCGTGGGCATGGGGTTCTCCGGCGTGCTGCGGGCGGTCGGCGACGCAAGGCGCGGCATGAACGTCACGCTCGCCGGCGCCGCGGTCACGGTGATGCTCGACCCGCTGCTGATCTTCGGCCTGCATCTCGGGATCGAGGGGGCGGCGACCACCATCGTCATCGCCCGCCTCGCCTTTGCCTGGGTGGGCTATGCGGGCGCGGTGCGCGTCCACCGGATGGTGGCGAAACCGACCCTCGCGGCAGTGATGGCCGATGCCGGGCCGATCCTGCGCGTCGCGTTGCCCACCGTGCTCACCAACCTGGCGCCACCGGTGGCGAGCGCCTTCCTCGCCCACGTCATGGCGGGGTTCGGCACCGCGACGGTCGCCGGCAACGCGGTGGTCGACCGGGTGGTGCCGGTGGCCTTCGGCGGCCTGTTCGCGCTCTCGGGCGCCGTCGGCCCGATCCTCGGCCAGAACTGGGGCGCCGGCCGCTTCGACCGGATGCGCGCGACATTGCGCGACGCCGCCCTGGTCACCGGCCTCTACGTCGCGGCGGTCTGGCTCGCGCTCGTCTTCGCCCGCGGGCCGCTCACCGCCCTGTTCGGGCTCGACGGAGCGGGCGCCGACCTGCTGGCCTTCTTCTGCCTCGCCGGCGGGGCGATCTGGTTCTTCAACGGACTGCTCTTCCTCGGCAACGCCTCGTTCAACAATCTCGGCTTCCCGCTCGCCGCGAGCGCCCTCAACTGGGGCCGGGCGACTTTGGGCACGATGCCGACCGCCTGGCTCGGCGCGCATCTCGCCGGGCCGGAGGGAGCGATGGCCGGGATGGGGATCGGGTCGGCCCTGTTCGGTGTGGTGGGGCTGGCCCTGGCGTTCCGGACGGTGGGGGTGCTGGAGCGGCGGGAGGTCGCGAGCCGTTAG
- a CDS encoding monovalent cation:proton antiporter-2 (CPA2) family protein: protein MATAADHASFLPPVLTFLSAAVIGVPIFRLLGQSAVLGYLVAGVVIGPSGLSLITEPETARSVSELGVVLLLFIVGLELEISRLISLRRDILGLGTLQLGLCALALGGLGFLSGLSGGAATVIGIALALSATAVALQLLEERRDLAAPYGQRAFAVLLFQDLSIVGILALLPLVAQTGTGEGGEAWLGTALQSAGTAVAAVIGVVLVGRYGLNPFFRLLAASGAREVMTAAALLVVLGTALVMEEVGLSMAMGAFLAGLLLAESNFRHQLEADIEPFRGMLLGLFFMSVGMSIDLGLVGQNWLGLTVATVGAILIKVALVAGLFRLFGSSWLDGLRGAAVLAPAGEFAFVLLPVGQELGLVDGQSGRLAIALAAITMLIGPIGAKVLDGVLARRTTAPLEPEPEAIEGAEARVLVIGFGRFGHILNQVLLAQGLSVTVIDKDVEQIRSAARFGFRVYYGDGTRLDVLRSSGAGKAEVVCICIDDPEATLKIVDLVHAEFPAARTYVRVFDRVQAIEAMGRDVDYQIRETFESALAFGRATLEALGLPPEEAARTVDDVRKRDLARLVLQQAGDPLDRTDPLRSLVRIKPEPLTAPLHASHGLNPETEDIIARERAGADG from the coding sequence ATGGCGACCGCCGCCGACCACGCCAGCTTCCTGCCGCCGGTCCTGACCTTCCTGTCCGCCGCGGTGATCGGCGTGCCGATCTTCCGCCTGCTCGGGCAGAGCGCGGTGCTCGGCTACCTCGTGGCCGGCGTCGTCATCGGCCCGTCGGGCCTCTCGCTCATCACCGAGCCGGAGACCGCCCGCAGCGTCTCGGAACTCGGGGTGGTGCTGCTCCTGTTCATCGTCGGGCTGGAGCTCGAGATCTCGCGCCTGATCTCGCTGCGACGCGACATCCTGGGCCTCGGCACGCTCCAGCTCGGGCTCTGCGCCCTGGCGCTCGGCGGCCTCGGCTTCCTGTCCGGCCTGTCGGGCGGCGCCGCGACGGTGATCGGCATCGCGCTCGCCCTCTCGGCGACCGCGGTCGCGCTCCAGCTCCTGGAGGAGCGCCGCGACCTCGCGGCCCCTTACGGCCAGCGCGCCTTCGCGGTGCTGCTGTTCCAGGACCTGTCGATCGTCGGCATCCTGGCGCTGCTGCCGCTCGTCGCCCAGACCGGGACGGGCGAGGGCGGCGAGGCCTGGCTCGGCACGGCTTTGCAATCGGCCGGCACGGCGGTCGCGGCGGTGATCGGCGTGGTGCTGGTCGGGCGCTACGGCCTCAACCCGTTCTTCCGGCTGCTCGCCGCCAGCGGCGCCCGCGAGGTGATGACGGCGGCCGCCCTCCTCGTCGTGCTCGGCACCGCCCTCGTCATGGAGGAGGTCGGGCTGTCGATGGCGATGGGGGCGTTCCTCGCCGGGCTGCTGCTGGCCGAATCGAATTTCCGCCACCAGCTGGAAGCCGATATCGAGCCGTTCCGCGGCATGCTGCTCGGCCTGTTCTTCATGAGCGTCGGCATGTCGATCGACCTCGGCCTCGTCGGCCAGAACTGGCTCGGCCTCACCGTCGCCACCGTCGGGGCGATCCTCATCAAGGTCGCGCTGGTGGCAGGCCTCTTTCGGCTGTTCGGCTCGTCCTGGCTCGACGGCCTGCGCGGCGCCGCCGTGCTGGCGCCGGCGGGCGAGTTCGCCTTCGTGCTGCTGCCGGTGGGCCAGGAACTCGGCCTCGTCGACGGGCAGTCCGGGCGCCTCGCCATCGCGCTCGCCGCCATCACCATGCTGATCGGCCCGATCGGCGCCAAGGTCCTCGACGGGGTGCTGGCGCGGCGCACCACCGCCCCGCTCGAACCCGAGCCCGAGGCGATCGAGGGCGCGGAGGCCCGCGTCCTGGTGATCGGCTTCGGCCGCTTCGGCCACATCCTCAACCAGGTGCTGCTGGCGCAAGGCCTCAGTGTCACGGTGATCGACAAGGACGTGGAGCAGATCCGCAGCGCCGCCCGCTTCGGCTTCCGGGTCTATTACGGCGACGGCACCCGCCTCGACGTGCTGCGCTCCTCGGGTGCCGGCAAGGCCGAGGTGGTCTGCATCTGCATCGACGATCCGGAAGCGACCCTCAAGATCGTCGATCTCGTCCATGCCGAGTTCCCGGCCGCCCGCACCTATGTCCGGGTGTTCGACCGGGTGCAGGCGATCGAGGCGATGGGCCGCGACGTCGATTACCAGATCCGCGAGACCTTCGAATCGGCCCTCGCCTTCGGGCGGGCCACCCTGGAGGCGCTGGGCCTCCCCCCCGAGGAGGCGGCCCGCACGGTCGACGACGTGCGCAAGCGCGACCTCGCCCGGCTGGTGCTGCAGCAGGCCGGCGATCCCCTCGACCGGACCGACCCCCTGCGCAGCCTGGTGCGGATCAAGCCCGAGCCCCTGACCGCGCCGCTCCACGCCTCGCACGGCCTCAACCCCGAGACCGAGGACATCATCGCCCGCGAGCGGGCCGGCGCCGATGGGTGA
- the ispH gene encoding 4-hydroxy-3-methylbut-2-enyl diphosphate reductase: MSASVNQTDAGAAAPAKPPLEILLCAPRGFCAGVVRAIDVVERALALYGPPVYVRHEIVHNKYVVESLKRKGAVFVAELDEVPDGKAPVIFSAHGVAKTVPQNANSRGLTTIDATCPLVTKVHREAEIHHKRGRHVLLVGHSGHPEVVGTMGQLPKGSITLVEDIEQIEALEPESRDNLAWVTQTTLSVDDTHHIVEALKQKFPKIVGPHKDDICYATTNRQEAVKQVAPLVDALIVVGSSNSSNSQRLREVAERVGCPITRLVNRAEDLDWDAFSNIRRLGLTAGASAPEVLVEEIIDAFATRYEVTVDTVSTTTEDMVFPLPRELRSEAAE, from the coding sequence ATGAGCGCCTCCGTGAACCAGACCGACGCCGGTGCCGCCGCGCCCGCGAAGCCGCCCCTCGAGATCCTCCTCTGCGCGCCGCGCGGGTTCTGCGCCGGCGTGGTGCGGGCCATCGACGTCGTCGAGCGCGCCCTGGCCCTCTACGGCCCGCCCGTCTACGTGCGGCACGAGATCGTGCACAACAAGTACGTGGTCGAGAGCCTGAAGCGCAAAGGCGCGGTCTTCGTCGCCGAGCTCGACGAGGTGCCGGACGGCAAGGCCCCGGTGATCTTCTCCGCCCACGGCGTGGCCAAGACCGTGCCGCAGAACGCGAATTCCCGCGGGCTGACCACCATCGACGCGACCTGCCCGCTGGTGACCAAGGTCCACCGCGAGGCCGAGATCCACCACAAGCGCGGCCGCCACGTGCTGCTGGTCGGCCATTCCGGCCACCCGGAGGTCGTCGGCACCATGGGCCAGCTGCCCAAGGGCTCGATCACCCTGGTGGAGGATATCGAGCAGATCGAGGCGCTGGAGCCCGAGAGCCGCGACAACCTCGCCTGGGTGACCCAGACGACGCTGTCCGTCGACGACACCCACCACATCGTCGAGGCGCTCAAGCAGAAGTTCCCCAAGATCGTCGGCCCGCACAAGGACGATATCTGCTACGCCACAACCAACCGCCAGGAGGCGGTGAAGCAGGTCGCCCCCCTCGTCGACGCGCTGATCGTCGTCGGCTCCTCGAACTCCTCGAACTCGCAGCGCCTGCGCGAGGTCGCCGAGCGGGTCGGCTGCCCGATCACCCGGCTCGTCAACCGCGCCGAGGATCTGGACTGGGACGCCTTCTCCAACATCCGCCGGCTCGGCCTCACCGCCGGCGCCTCGGCCCCCGAGGTGCTGGTGGAAGAGATCATCGACGCTTTCGCGACCCGCTACGAGGTCACGGTCGACACCGTCTCGACCACGACCGAGGACATGGTCTTCCCGCTGCCGCGCGAGCTGCGCAGCGAGGCGGCTGAGTAA
- a CDS encoding homoserine kinase, with amino-acid sequence MAVYTEVPDEALAAFLAAYEIGDLLSYKGIAEGVENTNFILHTTTGAYILTLYEKRVKEGDLPFFLGLMQHLAANGLACPQPIRTRDGATLGRLCGRPAVIVSFLEGVSVRRPGVKHCRALGAALAGLHAAGADFPMQRPNALSVAGWRPLFEAAEPQADRVAPGLAARTRADLALLEESWPQGLPGGVIHADLFTDNVFFLGDEVSGLIDFYFACTDSFAYDLAICLNAWCFEADYAFNRTKGQAMIAAYQAVRPLDPREVAALPLLARGAALRFMLTRLVDWLNVPPGALVKPKDPLEYDRRLAFHRKVAAAEEYGWSAVAG; translated from the coding sequence GTGGCGGTCTACACCGAGGTTCCGGACGAGGCGCTGGCCGCCTTTCTCGCCGCCTACGAGATCGGCGATCTCCTGTCCTACAAGGGCATCGCCGAGGGGGTGGAGAACACCAACTTCATCCTGCACACCACCACCGGCGCCTATATCCTGACGCTGTACGAGAAGCGGGTGAAGGAGGGCGACCTGCCGTTCTTCCTCGGGCTGATGCAGCACCTGGCGGCGAACGGCCTGGCCTGCCCACAGCCGATCCGCACCCGCGACGGTGCCACCCTGGGGCGGCTCTGCGGCCGGCCGGCCGTGATCGTGTCGTTCCTCGAGGGCGTCTCGGTACGCCGGCCGGGGGTCAAGCATTGCCGGGCGCTGGGCGCGGCGCTCGCCGGCCTGCACGCCGCCGGGGCCGATTTCCCGATGCAGCGGCCGAACGCCCTCTCGGTCGCGGGCTGGCGCCCGCTCTTCGAGGCGGCCGAGCCGCAAGCCGACCGCGTCGCCCCGGGACTTGCCGCCCGCACCCGCGCGGACCTGGCGCTCCTCGAAGAATCCTGGCCGCAGGGTTTGCCCGGCGGCGTCATCCACGCCGATCTCTTCACCGACAACGTGTTCTTCCTCGGCGACGAGGTGTCGGGCCTGATCGACTTCTACTTCGCGTGCACCGATTCTTTCGCGTACGATCTGGCGATCTGCCTCAATGCCTGGTGCTTCGAGGCGGATTACGCGTTCAACCGCACCAAGGGCCAGGCGATGATCGCCGCCTACCAGGCCGTGCGCCCCCTCGACCCGCGCGAGGTCGCGGCGCTCCCGCTGCTCGCCCGCGGCGCGGCGCTCCGCTTCATGCTGACCCGCCTCGTCGACTGGCTCAACGTGCCCCCCGGCGCCCTGGTGAAGCCGAAGGACCCGCTCGAATACGACCGCAGGCTCGCCTTCCACCGCAAGGTCGCGGCGGCGGAGGAGTATGGGTGGAGCGCGGTGGCCGGGTGA
- a CDS encoding type II toxin-antitoxin system ParD family antitoxin — MSATTKRTFSLPDEQSHYIDSLVASGTYATGSEVVRAGLRALQERDAAVETWLRDEVVKTYDEMASDPGRGRSVDDVRAGLRARHAARLRAPIGEPDGRPLTGGRNRSAGHRRPCC; from the coding sequence ATGTCTGCCACGACCAAGCGGACCTTCAGCCTGCCCGACGAGCAATCGCACTATATCGACAGCCTGGTCGCCTCCGGCACCTATGCGACCGGCAGCGAGGTGGTGCGAGCCGGTCTGAGGGCTCTGCAGGAGCGCGACGCGGCGGTCGAAACCTGGCTGCGCGACGAGGTCGTGAAGACCTACGACGAGATGGCGAGCGACCCGGGACGCGGACGATCCGTGGACGATGTGCGCGCCGGCCTCCGCGCCCGTCATGCTGCCCGGCTGCGGGCGCCAATCGGTGAGCCCGACGGTCGTCCTCTCACCGGAGGCCGAAACCGATCTGCAGGGCATCGACGACCATGTTGCTGA
- a CDS encoding type II toxin-antitoxin system RelE/ParE family toxin, with translation MLPGCGRQSVSPTVVLSPEAETDLQGIDDHVAERAGTTRALGYVERILAHCEGFATFPERGRRRDDLRPGLRVTGFERRVTIAFHCTVDQVVID, from the coding sequence ATGCTGCCCGGCTGCGGGCGCCAATCGGTGAGCCCGACGGTCGTCCTCTCACCGGAGGCCGAAACCGATCTGCAGGGCATCGACGACCATGTTGCTGAGAGGGCCGGGACGACGCGCGCCCTCGGCTATGTCGAGCGGATCCTGGCCCATTGCGAAGGGTTCGCGACCTTTCCGGAGCGCGGGCGAAGACGTGACGACCTTCGCCCGGGTTTACGGGTGACGGGATTCGAGCGCAGGGTCACGATCGCGTTTCATTGCACGGTCGACCAAGTGGTGATCGACTGA
- a CDS encoding SHOCT domain-containing protein, which translates to MPDLDAIAARHGVGPDAVRHLLDALARGHGRMAQFNHPDLGGMGQWSAGGMTMIGDMFNSGLKARVVALCDELAPLATGENQGSGWGSSQSQGSGSGGSWNQSGGGSWGGSWWPDGLGQPATSGSQNDTRYAFFPESRRLAIETGGRVTLYDTGDHQIGGVSQQQGSSYSLSFTSQHGPVRLEELPVVGEPAQNEGRQEAGPAPQAASYAAPEPEAYSPPAPSKPADAPTAPTGDVFGMIERLSELHRKGVLTEAEFAAKKTELLARL; encoded by the coding sequence ATGCCCGACCTCGACGCGATCGCCGCCCGCCACGGCGTCGGCCCTGATGCCGTCCGCCACCTCCTCGACGCGCTCGCCCGCGGCCACGGCCGGATGGCGCAGTTCAACCATCCCGATCTCGGCGGCATGGGTCAGTGGTCCGCCGGCGGGATGACGATGATCGGCGACATGTTCAATTCCGGTCTCAAGGCCAGGGTCGTCGCGCTCTGCGACGAGCTGGCGCCGCTCGCCACCGGGGAGAACCAGGGATCGGGCTGGGGATCGAGCCAGAGCCAGGGTTCCGGCTCGGGCGGATCCTGGAATCAGTCGGGGGGTGGATCCTGGGGCGGCTCCTGGTGGCCGGACGGTCTCGGCCAGCCGGCGACCTCCGGCTCGCAGAACGACACGCGTTACGCCTTCTTCCCCGAATCCCGCCGCCTGGCGATCGAGACCGGCGGCCGGGTGACGCTCTACGACACCGGCGACCACCAGATCGGCGGCGTCTCGCAGCAGCAGGGCTCTTCGTACTCCTTGAGCTTCACCAGCCAGCACGGCCCGGTGCGGCTGGAGGAACTGCCGGTGGTGGGGGAGCCTGCGCAAAACGAGGGCAGGCAGGAGGCGGGCCCCGCGCCCCAGGCCGCGTCCTATGCTGCGCCCGAGCCGGAGGCTTATTCGCCGCCGGCCCCCTCGAAGCCGGCCGATGCCCCGACCGCCCCGACCGGTGACGTCTTCGGAATGATCGAGCGCTTATCGGAGCTGCACCGCAAGGGCGTGCTGACCGAGGCCGAGTTCGCCGCGAAGAAGACGGAGCTGCTGGCGCGGTTGTGA
- a CDS encoding glycosyltransferase family 61 protein, with amino-acid sequence MILQRSEAFYGRADVRQGRPALRLVEDAHYLMRVPDLDKVPVIFDAARRMVPESLDHHSGDRTPTWQTTEWPAHQGPVTDEAPEGTYLYVGAIHPHYGHFVINTLARFWPLLDLDGRGLRPTLLCHGPGLDADWSGTPFIPEILGRLGLTVMDLASFGRPVRIPTLLAPQAALQQDDYAFPVMADLCREIGRGYYAPEEVDADPQPVYLSKTRLTGGVRRFSNEEAVTHVLEREGVRIVHPELLSFPEQVRLFARHRVILGANGSAFHTLLFAPPGRRVIALADRLKLSGTYRLIDLITGTQAHYYYPVGTSSHAGDGFTVNFVLREPETVAAELLDKIARIDSLRESDLRADPGSWHLSPTIPPLPRRPGGLLGRLRGMWPGTG; translated from the coding sequence ATGATCCTGCAGCGGAGCGAAGCGTTCTACGGCCGTGCCGACGTGCGGCAGGGCCGGCCGGCCCTGCGCCTGGTCGAGGATGCCCACTACCTCATGCGGGTGCCCGACCTCGACAAGGTGCCGGTGATCTTCGATGCCGCGCGCCGGATGGTGCCCGAATCCCTCGACCACCACAGCGGCGACCGCACCCCGACCTGGCAGACGACCGAGTGGCCCGCGCATCAGGGCCCGGTGACCGACGAGGCGCCGGAGGGCACCTATCTCTATGTCGGGGCGATCCACCCGCATTACGGCCACTTCGTCATCAACACCCTGGCGCGGTTCTGGCCGCTCCTCGACCTCGACGGGAGGGGCCTGCGCCCGACCCTGCTCTGCCACGGGCCGGGACTCGACGCCGACTGGAGCGGCACCCCGTTCATCCCGGAGATCCTCGGCCGCTTGGGCCTCACCGTGATGGATCTCGCCAGTTTCGGCCGGCCGGTCCGGATCCCGACCCTCCTGGCGCCGCAGGCCGCCCTGCAGCAGGACGATTACGCCTTCCCGGTCATGGCCGATCTGTGTCGGGAGATCGGGCGCGGCTACTACGCGCCCGAGGAGGTCGATGCCGACCCGCAGCCGGTCTACCTCTCGAAGACCCGCCTGACCGGCGGCGTGCGGCGCTTTTCCAACGAGGAGGCGGTGACGCACGTCTTGGAGCGCGAGGGGGTGCGGATCGTCCACCCGGAGCTCCTGAGCTTTCCCGAGCAGGTGCGCCTCTTCGCCCGCCACCGGGTGATCCTCGGGGCCAACGGCTCGGCCTTCCACACCCTGCTCTTCGCGCCGCCGGGCCGGCGGGTGATCGCGCTCGCCGACCGGCTCAAGCTGAGCGGGACCTACCGGCTGATCGACCTCATCACCGGCACGCAGGCGCATTACTACTACCCGGTCGGAACCAGCAGCCACGCCGGCGACGGCTTCACCGTCAACTTCGTGCTGCGGGAGCCCGAGACCGTGGCGGCGGAACTCCTCGACAAGATCGCCCGGATCGACTCCCTGCGGGAGAGCGACCTGCGCGCCGATCCGGGCTCCTGGCACCTCTCGCCGACGATCCCGCCCCTGCCCCGCCGGCCCGGCGGGCTGCTGGGACGCCTGCGCGGGATGTGGCCGGGGACCGGCTGA